The sequence TCGGTCGCGCGCGGCGGGCTGCAGAGTGCCTGTTCGATACCGAGGGCGCTCCGTACCCGTTCCACGTAGCGAATCTCTCGATCCATGGGATCGCTCCCCGGACGGTCCCAGGTACTGATGTCCTGCACCACCATCAGACTATCCGCGCCGTCGCTCACGATCGCGCCGACCGAGCACTCGCGCAACAGGTGCGACAGGCGAACGGGTACGTCTACGACCTCGTCAGTCATGGACACGTTTCGTTCCTCAATTTCGCGCGCGGCCACTCATGGATTCTCAACGCACCGGTCCCTTCCACGTTCCGCATCGAGTGCAAGGTCGCCCACAGGGCGGGACGCGCGTCGCCGTGCGCGTAGAGCAACCGGTCGGCGTTTCGCTCGCGGTCCGGCGCCTGGTACTTGAGCTGTCGTCGGCCTTGTTCACAGCGCCGCGCTTCATCGTGCCACTGTTCGACCAGACGTTCGAGATGGCGCTCGGTGTCAGACCGCTGGCCGGAGTCAGCAGCCGCGTGTGCACAACGCCGCTTGAGATCTGCGACCGCAGCCCGTACTTCGGGCGCGTTCCGGTCGAAGTTCCGCGCCGATGCATTACCGCGCAGATCGCTGCACGTATGTCGGAGTACAATGACGAGGGCGGCGTGGAGCGCGCGCGAACGAACCTGGTGGGTAAACGGCGTCACACTGCTCGGCTCCACGAAGCGGTAGAAGGACTCGTGGTAGGGGCGGAAGCTCTCGTAGTGAGACAGACTTCGAGCTTGGTGCCGGTAGTAGTTGGCAAAGATGAGACCGGGAACGTCCCCACGCCCGACTCGGCTGGTAGCCTGGATGTATTCTGCGGTGGTGAGCGGCTGACCGTTGACGATCATCAGCGCAAGGCGCGCCACGTCGAGACCGACGGATATCATGTTGGTCGCGAGTACCGCGTCGAGGCTGCCATCGGCCTCCCGGGACCTCATCAGTCGCTGAAACGTCTCGGCATTCTCCTCGGCAGGCCGCCGACTCGTGAGCTGAGCAACGCGTGCGTGCTGCAACCGCCCTGCCGCGCCGTCCGGTTCATGATCTCGATCGGCAAAATCGGGGGCATACTCGTTGTCTTGCTGTTCCTCACCCCCGCCGGCGATCCATCGCCCGAAGTCGCGCACGTCAGTCATGAACGAGTTGTGGCTGTTGCCCACTCCCTTGAGGCTGCCGTGGTAGATCACCTGGGTCCACCACGCATCAAGTAACGCGTCCCGGTCGGAACGTCCGTCGAACACTGCCAGCGGGGCGGCAAGCACCGCTGCGGCGAGCGGCGCGAGGCAGCGCTGTTGATCGAGCATCGGCGACAGGTAGCCGACATAGAGCCGCCCCGGATGCTCCCGGTCCACGCGTGCGAAGTACGAGTCGTCGTGTGACAGCCCCGGCGGCGGAAACACGGCAAGCTCGCGCGCATACAGGCGCCGGACCTGCTGCTCCGCCATCCGGATGGTGGCGGTGGAGGCGACGTACTTTGGACGAACACCGCGCTGGATCAGCAGCGTTTCGAGTCCCGCTTCGTACAGCCCCGCTACCGAACCGAGCGGCCCCGTGACCAGGTGCAACTCGTCCTGGATCACCAGCTCCGGCGGACGCGAGCCGTTGCTGACACCGAAGAACGCGCCGGCCCGGTCGTCCCAAGCGAGCCGCGCAAACTTGTCGATGGTACCGACTAGCAGCGAGGGCGGGCGTCGATAGAGGGCCTCGTCCACGACGTTGCAGGGCAGCAGGCGGGAGTCGACGCCGAATGCGCACTCCGGGCCGGTGCACTGGAAACCGAAGTCGTCTCCGGTTGCATGGTAACCCAACTCGACGTTGAACGAGGTGCCGCACCACGGACAACGCTCCAGGAGCAGCTTGTAGCACGCTTCCGGTCTGCCATCCTTGATCTCGTCCACCAGTTCCCGAGCCTGAGCGAACGTGTTGGGGCTGATCTCGCGGCCGACCCAGATGCCGATGTCAATGGGCGCCTCACCGTAGCGGGCTGGATTACCCCTCCGGATCAGTTCCAACGCGCACACCATGCGCGCGGCCCGTTCGAACTGCTGGCGGGTGAGCAGTCGCAACGTGTAACGCATGAAGGCGGAAGTCCCTCCTCCCGAAGAGGGGTGCCTCAGACGGCGCCACACGATGAGAAACGCAATGAGGCCAAGGTAGGCTTCGGTCTTGCCGCCACCGGTGGGAACCAGATGAGGTCCAGCACATCGCGAAACGGGTCTTGTTCCCGGATCACGGACGCCATGGTCGTCAGCAGGAATGCCAACTGAAACGGACGCCAGTGGTAGGTGCCGGTATCCCGGCCGGCTACCCGGTCTGCCTGGCGCATCTGGTCGAGCATGGCGCGGTTCGCCAACCGAAACGCCTCTTCGGCAAGCGGGTCCGTACGCAACATCTCGATGCCCGCGCGCATCCGTTTCACGGCCATACCCATCCTGCCGCAGATTCGGTTCGCGGTAGCCCGTTCCTTCCCGTTCGGAAACGCCGACGCGACGCGATTCTGCTCGGCAACCCAGTCGGCGTATCGATCGGCAAAGCGCTCAAGCTCGTCCGGTATCGGCGCCGCGGCGAGCCGGGTGAGAGAAAGGACGCCCTCTTCTCCGCATGGTTCGACGGTGATCAGAGGCACTTCAGCTTGGGGCATGAAATCGGACCAGATCCGTGCTGGTCGGCCACGTTTCAGGTCCCAGTCTGCTGCGGCGCCGTGACCGATGGCGTAGATTCGTTGTTGCCGGTACTGAAGCTCAAGCTCCTGCTCCTCCGCGGTGAGCAGACTCGGATCTACTCGTGGGTAGTCGACAAGCTCGCCGCTCTCGATCACGCACTCCAAACGAGCCTCGAACAGTGATTTCTCCACCCGATCTCGTGTTCTGTCGCGACCCCAAGCGCTGGCGTCGAGTTCAGCGCGGTTCGACAGGGTGACGGTCAAGATGAGGCCGCCTCGATGAGGCCGGGCGCGAGTGTCTATGCTGGCGCGTCCTTTCCAGATCCGATCGCTGGTCACGTTGCTTGGAGCAGCGGAGCGCGTCCATGTAATGGCGCACTCCGGAAGCTTTGACCGCTCGTACTGCGGTGGGAGGAATCGGCCCTGATCGTCACGCTCACGGTTGCGATCCTGGTAAACGGCGGCGGATGGCACGATGGAGAGACTCACGTTGTCCCGAACGAAGAACGAGAAGCCTACCGAGGATGGCGGGACGTACCGGCGCCGGCGGGCCGGTTGGGCAACCTGATCATCCTGCGCGTCGTCTGATGGTGCCGTGTCGTCCTGGTCGTCGAGGAGGGCTCCCTCCGTTTCTTCTGTCCCGGCCGAAGCCGGGTCGATGCCGGCGCGGTCGGAGCCGATGGGATGCAGCACCCCGGTGGGAAATCGATCCAGCGGCGAGATCCGCAGGCTTCCGTCGCCGGCCGGTCCCATGAGCTGGCGGCGCAACCACGCGACGAGCACGTTCCTTTCTTCGACGTAGTTCACGAGGTGAATGGTGCCTTGCGTATCGGGAGTGGATACTCCCGTGCGCTAATCTGTACTACCAGTACACATGTCGGCAAGTAGCGTGACGCAATGAAGAATCGGATCATTTCATGGCCACGTATTGCAACGGGAACTGAGGAATCCGCAGCGTACCGATTTCGTGCCGGTGCCGTGTGACGGCGGGGACAAGAGGACTCTGCTGCTATGCACTCCGGAGCACGTCGCCACCAGCTCGACCTGCGGACCGAATCGGCGAGGGAGGTGTCGGTAGCCGGCAGCAGCACGACGACCGCACCCTACGCGAGTCCGGTGAGGGTCGCGGTCGGCAAGCGGTGCTGCGAGGTGGGCGCGAAGGCGGATTCGTCGGGTCTGATTGCTGCCACCCTGCCCGGCGACCGGGGGCTCGTTCGCTGGCAAGGCACCTATCCGCTGCAGGACGACGCCGGGCAGCCCATGTCCGAGTCGTGGCTGATTCGAAACCACGAGCTGGCCCTCAGGCGCGGCGGGCGCCTGACCATGGTGCGCAGCCGGGATGGTGGCAGGAGCTGGGACACGGTCGACCTGACCGATCCATTCTTTACCCATCCGGGGGCCGGGCTGGCGTGGTTCATCGGCGCCGGCATCCAGTTGCGGCGCGGCCGCCATGCCGGCCGGCTGTTGGTGCCCGCCCGCTACTTCACCGGCAACTGGCAGGAGGTGGATCCCGACCGGCACCGGATCCTGTATTACCACCCGACGCTCGGCCAGGTGTACGACGACGGCGAAGGGCAGGTCGCCCAGGTCCTCGACAGCGAAGCGCACAATGCCGTGATCTACAGCGACGACCATGGCGAGTCCTGGCACTGGGGCGGCAGCTCGCAGGGCTACGTGGGTGAGGCGTGCATCGTGGAGCTGGCCGGCGGCGCCGTCTACATGAATAACCGCAACCACGACCCGC is a genomic window of Spirochaetaceae bacterium containing:
- a CDS encoding helicase-related protein produces the protein MRYTLRLLTRQQFERAARMVCALELIRRGNPARYGEAPIDIGIWVGREISPNTFAQARELVDEIKDGRPEACYKLLLERCPWCGTSFNVELGYHATGDDFGFQCTGPECAFGVDSRLLPCNVVDEALYRRPPSLLVGTIDKFARLAWDDRAGAFFGVSNGSRPPELVIQDELHLVTGPLGSVAGLYEAGLETLLIQRGVRPKYVASTATIRMAEQQVRRLYARELAVFPPPGLSHDDSYFARVDREHPGRLYVGYLSPMLDQQRCLAPLAAAVLAAPLAVFDGRSDRDALLDAWWTQVIYHGSLKGVGNSHNSFMTDVRDFGRWIAGGGEEQQDNEYAPDFADRDHEPDGAAGRLQHARVAQLTSRRPAEENAETFQRLMRSREADGSLDAVLATNMISVGLDVARLALMIVNGQPLTTAEYIQATSRVGRGDVPGLIFANYYRHQARSLSHYESFRPYHESFYRFVEPSSVTPFTHQVRSRALHAALVIVLRHTCSDLRGNASARNFDRNAPEVRAAVADLKRRCAHAAADSGQRSDTERHLERLVEQWHDEARRCEQGRRQLKYQAPDRERNADRLLYAHGDARPALWATLHSMRNVEGTGALRIHEWPRAKLRNETCP
- a CDS encoding sialidase family protein, which encodes MHSGARRHQLDLRTESAREVSVAGSSTTTAPYASPVRVAVGKRCCEVGAKADSSGLIAATLPGDRGLVRWQGTYPLQDDAGQPMSESWLIRNHELALRRGGRLTMVRSRDGGRSWDTVDLTDPFFTHPGAGLAWFIGAGIQLRRGRHAGRLLVPARYFTGNWQEVDPDRHRILYYHPTLGQVYDDGEGQVAQVLDSEAHNAVIYSDDHGESWHWGGSSQGYVGEACIVELAGGAVYMNNRNHDPRSLGYRSWCISRDGGESFTEFGVDRTLIEGRCHAALARCPASGQRGGGPILFSNPASFEGVNQLHTREIGSAARRDLTVRVSYDECRT